In a single window of the Rhinoraja longicauda isolate Sanriku21f chromosome 10, sRhiLon1.1, whole genome shotgun sequence genome:
- the LOC144597440 gene encoding alpha-1-antitrypsin-like isoform X1, whose translation MLDLVELPHPNRFLHLRFVFVLPCRFKMEKLIAFVLLLVAVPYSELVTGETTSPNIRDPNTHLAMLRSAGANVGFAMRLFRQIASQPGTASKNIFFSPLSISAALSMLSLGARQNTLAELMQVLGYNEMEHNGERAVRELFQYLLEELTSENSTLKIGNSLHIQEGLNVKRMFLQESKQFYNADIKNINFREPQNAKEQINTYLKNKTNGKIPEFVKEPLPRDTVMLLLNYIFFKGNWLKPFDIHNTYEADFHVDDGTTVKVQMMKRMGMFESLYANVLSSHIIKIPYQRNTSLLLILPDPGKLAEVGQKMTLSNFQPLLQLLGWRSAELHLPKLSLRTSYQLNNLLRAMGLNDAFTNHANFSGISETPLKVSKVVHEAVLDIDEKGTEASAVTGIEIMPMSMPMQLKFNRPFLLLIVEHNVKNVLFAGRVMNPAA comes from the exons ATGCTTGATCTGGTTGAGTTGCCACATCCGAACAGGTTTCTTCATTTAAG gtttgtttttgttttacctTGCAGGTTCAAAATGGAGAAGCTGATTGCATTTGTTTTGCTGTTGGTCGCCGTGCCTTACAGTGAATTAGTCACTGGGGAGACTACATCACCCAATATACGTGATCCAAACACGCATTTGGCCATGCTTAGATCTGCGGGTGCAAATGTAGGTTTTGCAATGCGTCTCTTCAGGCAGATTGCCTCTCAACCAGGAACAGCGTCCAAGAATATTTTCTTCTCTCCTCTAAGCATCTCTGCTGCCCTCAGCATGTTGTCTTTGGGTGCCAGGCAGAACACTCTAGCTGAGCTGATGCAGGTCCTCGGGTACAACGAGATGGAACACAATGGAGAAAGAGCAGTGCGTGAGTTGTTCCAATATCTTCTGGAAGAACTAACCAGTGAAAATAGTACACTGAAAATAGGGAACTCCCTGCATATTCAGGAGGGACTAAATGTGAAAAGAATGTTCCTTCAAGAAAGCAAGCAATTTTATAATGCAGATATAAAGAATATTAATTTCCGAGAACCACAAAATGCAAAGGAACAGATTAACACCTacttgaaaaataaaacaaatggcaAAATTCCAGAATTCGTTAAAGAGCCCCTTCCTCGCGATACAGTGATGCTGCTTCTCAACTATATCTTTTTTAAAG GCAACTGGTTGAAGCCCTTTGACATCCACAACACTTATGAAGCTGATTTTCATGTTGATGACGGAACAACGGTGAAAGTTCAAATGATGAAGAGGATGGGAATGTTTGAGAGCCTTTATGCTAATGTTCTCTCTAGTCATATAATTAAAATTCCATATCAAAGAAATACTTCCCTGCTGCTGATTTTACCAGATCCTGGGAAATTAGCAGAGGTGGGACAAAAAATGACTCTCAGCAATTTTCAACCCCTGTTACAATTATTGGGCTGGCG TTCTGCAGAACTGCATCTCCCAAAACTGTCACTGAGGACATCCTACCAGCTCAATAACCTGCTGAGGGCCATGGGTCTTAACGATGCATTTACTAACCATGCAAACTTCTCTGGAATATCTGAAACTCCATTGAAAGTATCAAAG GTGGTTCACGAGGCTGTACTGGATATTGATGAGAAAGGAACAGAAGCTTCTGCAGTTACAGGAATTGAAATAATGCCGATGTCGATGCCCATGCAGCTTAAATTTAACAGACCTTTCTTATTGCTAATTGTTGAGCACAATGTCAAGAATGTCCTCTTTGCTGGGAGAGTGATGAACCCAGCCGCTTGA
- the LOC144597440 gene encoding alpha-1-antitrypsin-like isoform X2, translating to MLDLVELPHPNRFLHLRFKMEKLIAFVLLLVAVPYSELVTGETTSPNIRDPNTHLAMLRSAGANVGFAMRLFRQIASQPGTASKNIFFSPLSISAALSMLSLGARQNTLAELMQVLGYNEMEHNGERAVRELFQYLLEELTSENSTLKIGNSLHIQEGLNVKRMFLQESKQFYNADIKNINFREPQNAKEQINTYLKNKTNGKIPEFVKEPLPRDTVMLLLNYIFFKGNWLKPFDIHNTYEADFHVDDGTTVKVQMMKRMGMFESLYANVLSSHIIKIPYQRNTSLLLILPDPGKLAEVGQKMTLSNFQPLLQLLGWRSAELHLPKLSLRTSYQLNNLLRAMGLNDAFTNHANFSGISETPLKVSKVVHEAVLDIDEKGTEASAVTGIEIMPMSMPMQLKFNRPFLLLIVEHNVKNVLFAGRVMNPAA from the exons ATGCTTGATCTGGTTGAGTTGCCACATCCGAACAGGTTTCTTCATTTAAG GTTCAAAATGGAGAAGCTGATTGCATTTGTTTTGCTGTTGGTCGCCGTGCCTTACAGTGAATTAGTCACTGGGGAGACTACATCACCCAATATACGTGATCCAAACACGCATTTGGCCATGCTTAGATCTGCGGGTGCAAATGTAGGTTTTGCAATGCGTCTCTTCAGGCAGATTGCCTCTCAACCAGGAACAGCGTCCAAGAATATTTTCTTCTCTCCTCTAAGCATCTCTGCTGCCCTCAGCATGTTGTCTTTGGGTGCCAGGCAGAACACTCTAGCTGAGCTGATGCAGGTCCTCGGGTACAACGAGATGGAACACAATGGAGAAAGAGCAGTGCGTGAGTTGTTCCAATATCTTCTGGAAGAACTAACCAGTGAAAATAGTACACTGAAAATAGGGAACTCCCTGCATATTCAGGAGGGACTAAATGTGAAAAGAATGTTCCTTCAAGAAAGCAAGCAATTTTATAATGCAGATATAAAGAATATTAATTTCCGAGAACCACAAAATGCAAAGGAACAGATTAACACCTacttgaaaaataaaacaaatggcaAAATTCCAGAATTCGTTAAAGAGCCCCTTCCTCGCGATACAGTGATGCTGCTTCTCAACTATATCTTTTTTAAAG GCAACTGGTTGAAGCCCTTTGACATCCACAACACTTATGAAGCTGATTTTCATGTTGATGACGGAACAACGGTGAAAGTTCAAATGATGAAGAGGATGGGAATGTTTGAGAGCCTTTATGCTAATGTTCTCTCTAGTCATATAATTAAAATTCCATATCAAAGAAATACTTCCCTGCTGCTGATTTTACCAGATCCTGGGAAATTAGCAGAGGTGGGACAAAAAATGACTCTCAGCAATTTTCAACCCCTGTTACAATTATTGGGCTGGCG TTCTGCAGAACTGCATCTCCCAAAACTGTCACTGAGGACATCCTACCAGCTCAATAACCTGCTGAGGGCCATGGGTCTTAACGATGCATTTACTAACCATGCAAACTTCTCTGGAATATCTGAAACTCCATTGAAAGTATCAAAG GTGGTTCACGAGGCTGTACTGGATATTGATGAGAAAGGAACAGAAGCTTCTGCAGTTACAGGAATTGAAATAATGCCGATGTCGATGCCCATGCAGCTTAAATTTAACAGACCTTTCTTATTGCTAATTGTTGAGCACAATGTCAAGAATGTCCTCTTTGCTGGGAGAGTGATGAACCCAGCCGCTTGA